tcatgcctcagcctcccgagtagctgggattacaggcatgtgccaccatgcctggctaatttttgtatttttagtagagacggggtttcactatgttggtccagctggtctcgagctcctgacctaaAGCCATCtgcccccttcggcctcccaaagtgctgggattacaggcatgagccactgcacctggccctagtATCTTATTGATGTGTTCAGAATCACGTACGGTGATTGCATGGACGTGCTACTTAACAAAAGAGTTATGGATGGGTAGTGTAATTATCTAATGCTGGTGATTTGTGAATTTGTGATGAAGGACGCATTACCTGCTACAGAATGACTTCAAGATTTGCTCAAAGATTTGCCCAAATATTCAGTGTGAACAGAATGTGGTTGCCACCCTTATCAATGCTTCTGACACAGTAAGTCATACTGTGATGAAAAAATTACACAGGAGCAAAATGCACACTGCAAGTGTAGATGAGTTAACTGGCTGGTTCATGGACACAGGCTGCTTTCTTTCTTGGAAAATTACTTGTGACAGTTAAATTAACCTTAAGGGACTTGGAGATTGGCAAagatttgcatatttttttcccattctttatGAACTATCAAGTTCTTTTGCGAATACAACAGTGCACTTTTATATTAACAATGAAATACATTATTTGGGAGGAAACAATGAAAAATGAGATTGAAGAAACCAACTTTATCAACCCTTTCAATCTATTAAAACACTGCAGCATATAACCTTGAATAACATTGTCTTGGTTCTTTaatgaagactaaatgtaaagtattttttattaagaACAAAACGCTATTAGAGGTGAATTTCCCCCTTATTCCCTTTTAAGCCAAActacctattttttctttaaaagtgacATCcatcagccgggtgcggtggctcacgcctttaatcccagcactctgggaggcggaggtgggtggattacttgggatcaggagtttgagactagcctggccaacatggtgaaaccctgtctctactaacaatacaaaaaaattatctgggtgtggtggagcatgcctgtaatctcagcttctcaggagcctgaggcagaagaattgcttgaacctgggagacagaggttgcagtgagcagagactgcaccactgcactccagcctgggctacaagacaaaactccgtctcaaaaaaaaaataataataatgataaaaaaataaaaatgacatctgTCAAGTTCACAATGGTCTTTGACTTAGACTAACAAGACTGCATTCCTTTAGACAGCGAAATGAACAAATGCTAGCATTTCTACCTGCTGACAGTGGGATACCCTCTTATATGAAGTTGGAATAAATAGACATCAAGATATGCTTTGTCCtattgcttgagtcctggagggCTAAGGTTAATTAAAGATAATTACTAAACCCCAAATATTGATAAAGTATATGCAGAAAGATATTCATCACagtattgtgattttaaaatgtcaaaaaaattaaatatttcaaaaatattggaTTATGCATAGCTTATAAATTATGATTATGAAGAAGATTTGGCAACAGGGGAGATCTTTAAGTtgatagaaaaaggaaagaaatgtgttAAAACCCCAACAAAGATTGCTTTAGGGTAGCAGAAATAagggtgattttattttcttttctcatttttctctatgtTCCGTGAAggtgattatattattattattcaaaattatttaaaacaattgctAAGTACTTAATGATTCTTGAATCCAGCAGGAGAGAACAAAGATCATTTTGGCTATAGGCTGAAAGGAAATGACACATAAATATGGAGAAAGTCTTAATGGGGTGGGTCTTCATCATATCTATGCAGATAGAAGAAGTGGCTTCCAGGTGGACACAGCCACCTCACAAATAGGCTCTATTCCCACTCCTATTTTTCCTAAAAAGAGCCTTTGCCTGAATTCGCCATCTAACTTCTTCAAAATCCTCAACTATTCACCCAATCTGGAGTTAATAAAAAACATTTGTGTATAAATAGgatcaaataatattttacttttttatttataagataGCAAATGCACATCAGGAATTGCAAAGCTGTTTTTGAGAAAACGAGGATCCAGTTTACCTGAAGAGTCGTGAAGAATATATGAAGATGGGGTGCCATCAGAGGTGAGGTAACCCTGGTTTTGAGGGCAAAACCTTAAAACTAGCGAAGGAAAGTCGTAAGAAGGGGAAGCAGAATTTGCAAAATAGAAGTAATTGAGCCACAAACTTTACAAAAAAGCGTGATATAGAACAAAAGTAGATtatgaataaaaaatagattaaCCTGGAGGGGGTGCGGCTAGCAGGAAGGCGTTGAATAAGTTATCTTGACTTTCTAAAACATTTTGGGTTTTCAGAGTGGTCTGGAGTTGCATACCTGCAGCCCTTTTGGCTTGCTCTTCTGCGATAAGCATGTTATTAAGCTGTAATTTACATCTGTACTTGAAACACAAATTCAGATTTTTAGAGAGTATCCAAAAGTTCTTGCTTTTCTCACCTTGCTTTAACAAGTTTAATTGCCTTTCCGCGCTACCTACACGAGGGGTCCATACGGCGTTGTTCTGGATTCCCGTCATAACTTAAAGGGAAACTTTCACAATGTCCGGAGCCCTTGATGTACTGCAAATGAAGGAGGAGGATGTCCTTAAGTTCCTTGCAGCAGGAACGCACTTAGGTGGCACCAATCTTGACTTCCAGATGGAACAGTAcatctataaaaggaaaagtgatgGCACCTACATCATAAATCTGAAGAGGACCTGGGAGAAGCTTCTGCTGGCAGCTCGTGCCATTGTTGCCATTGAAAACCCTGCTGATGTCAGTGTTATATCCTCCAGGAATACTGGCCAGAGGGCTGTGCTGAAGTTTGCTGCTGCCACTGGAGCTACTCCAATTGCTGGCCGCTTCACTCCTGGAACCTTCACTAACCAGATCCAGGCAGCCTTCCAGGAGCCATGGCTTCCTGTGGTTACTGACCCCAGGGCTGACCACCAGCCTCTCACGGAGGCATCTCATTTTAACCTACCTACCATTGGTACCTACACCATTGCTCTGTGTAACACAGATTCTCCTCTGCGCTATGTGGACATTGCCATCCCATGCAACAACAAGGGAGCTCACTCAGTGGGTTTGATGTGGTGGATGCTGGCTTGGGAAGTTCTGTGCATGCGTGGCACCATCTCCCGTGAACAACCGTGGGAGGTCATGCCTGATTTCTGCTTCTACGGAGATCCTGAAGagattgaaaaagaagagcaggctGCCGCTGAAAAGGCTGTGACCAAGGAGGAATTTCAGGGTGAATGGACTGCTCCAGCTCCTGAGTTCGCTGCTACTCAGCTTGAGGTTGCAGACCAGTCTAAAGGTGTGCAGGTGCCCTCTGTGCCTATTCAGCAGTTCCCTACTGAAGACCGGAGCGCTCAGCCTGCCACGGAagactggtctgcagctcccactgCTCAGGCCACTGAATGGGTAGGAGCAACCACTAAATGGTCTTAAGCTGTTCTTGCACAGGCTCTTAAGCAACATGGAAAAATGGTTgatggaaaataaacatcagtttctaaacaaaacaaaacaaaacaaaaagaagtttaatcGTAGGTGACTCTGGCTTTCTTCTATACACACTTTCATTTAAAAGATTATTCTAGTTACAAGTAACTACTGATAAGTTGAcgccaaatttattttaaatggtgtCTTATAATGTTCATTTTGCCTTCTACCCAGCGTATATCCAAATAATTCCATCAAAAGTTTATATTCATTTCCCAAATATGAAAACTAATATCCTGAAATTCTGTCTGGCATCTTTTGGGCTTATATCAGTAtcattatttgcatatatttggaATAAAGACAAGGGGCAAATAACATAATCTGTGCCTTGATTGAAGCCAATGTTTTTCCCAAAAGTATCATTAAAAAGTATCATTTTATTAACAAATCCACCTTGGCCAgtcttggtggctcatgcctgtaatcccagaactctgggaggccgaggtgtgtggatcacgagggcaggagatggagaccatcctggctaacacggtgaaaccccatctctactaaaaatacaaaaaaattagctgggcatggtggcgggtgcctgtagtcccagctactccggaggctgaggcaggagaatggtgtgaacccgggaggcggagcttgcagtgagctgagatcgtgccactgcactccagcctgggcaacagagcgagactctgtctcaaaaaaaaaaaaaaaaaagaaaatccatataTGTGACTGTAATAGTTCTTTGTTAATATAGCCATAAgaaattatttacattaaaacaatcagaagtgttacagctcttttagaatttgtctagTAGGTTTTCCAGTGACCAGAAAatcctctgcaaaaaaaaaaaaaaaaaatcaattgggtATAATAAATCAGTTATCCATTTCTCATCCCCACAATCATTCCTGTCTGACAAAAAAGTTTAGGAGAGTTGTTTGCAGAACACATCTTACTtgttaatgcatttttaaaaattctgcttcTCCTTCCTTATGTAATAATTCTGATCAAAATTTTTTCATATCTTCTGCTGCAACAATGACCCCACCCCCATACAAAacaacagacacacacatcagGGGCTTCCAGATTTTTCCAACTATGGTTCCCATGATGAGAATTCTGTAGTGTAGGGTTTGCATCAATTATTTCCCTAATTACATCTAGTGAGGACATGTTTGTCATTCACCTGTTATATGTGATCCAGATATGAACCCACGGTGCTTTTGGGTATGAGTCATATACCATAAGTCAGGTGCTTGATTCACACCTACTTTCCTTTTGACAGTAATCCTTGTTAATGCGCTAATTTTATGATGTAATTTTAGTTGAATTAATCTTGAACAACTGCAAATTATGTAATTAATTACATTCAGCTTCAATGACAATTACTTTTTAATCTCAGCCTCTCAGCCTGACACCCCAGCAGAAACCCTGTATATACAATGGCAGTGACGGGTGGGTGGGAAGACCTCTCCAGCTTACTGATGTGTATGGACTCAGTAATTATATAAATTGcgtttatttttgcaaaaaaaaaaaaaatctcagagatTAGTAAAGTATGTGCCATTTTCTTGGACTTAAGAGCTTAGAGAAGTTCAGGGGGCCatgcgtggtggttcacacctgtaatctcagcattttgggaggccgagttgggcagatcacctgaggtcagaagtgcgagactagcctgactaacatggtgaaaccccatctctatgaaaaatacaagattagctgggcgtggtggcagacacctgtaatcccagctactcgggaggctgaggcaggagaatcgcttgaactcgtgaggcgaaggttgcagtgaactgagatagcaccatcacactccagcctgggcaacaagagcgaaattccacctcaaaaaaaaaaaaagaaaaaaaaaagagagagaagttaaGGGACAGAGAGTGAAAGAAACTACCTTCAGCAGCTCCTGATTATTTTTCCCTTAACACTCATTTTGAAGGGGTGTAAttggcataatttaaaaaaattcttgtggTCACATAAATTTGGTTAATGCTggatttaaaattaaataggTTTCTTTATTATAGAGTTGCTTGTtctttaatatgttaatatatgttGTGACTTTCCAAGAAGTGGGATATAAAATGTTTCCCAAACTGTTTGAAAAGAGAACACCCTTTCTTTCTAAACaaataacaactttattgaggtataatttatgtgCCATGAAATTCACTTGTCTTAAAGGAacaattaaatgatttttagtgtatttacacttatgcaaccatcaccaaaatccaagtttaaaacattttcaccaccctcaaaaaaaatttgtttctatttgcCATCACTCGCTATTCTTCactccagccccaggcaaccactaatctactttctgtctttatagatttctcttttctagaaattttacataaatggactTCTACaataggtcttgctctgtcacctaggctggagtgcagtggtgcaatcatagcccactTCAAGctgaaacttctgggctcaagtgatcctcctgccttggccttccgaagtgctgggattacaggtgtgagccaccctgccctgccacttagcataatgattttgttttgttttgttttttgagatggagtttcgttcttgttgcccaggctggagtgcaatggcgcaatctcggctcgccgcaacctctgcctcccaggttcaagcgattctcctgcctcagctgggattacagacatgtgccaccacacccggctaattttgtatttttagtacagatggggtttctccatgtcagtcaggctggtctcgacctcccgacctcaggtgatccagctgcctcagcctcccaaagtgctgggattacaggcgtgagccaccgcacccagcttagcatgtttttgagggtcatccattttgtagcatgtatcaatacttcattgctttttattgccaaatagtaTTGCATATAAGTATACCACATTtagcttatccattcatcagtttatggacatttgggttgttttcactttgtGGTACTGTGAATAACATTTGAGTACAAGCTTTAGTGTGGACAcgcatttttatatttctcttaggtatatacTTTGGAATGGAATTGTAAATCATATGGTGAACTTAtgttaaacttttaaagaaatttccacgttttccaaagtagttgcaTCATTTGCATTTCTACTGACAGTGTGTGAGAgtcccagtttctccacatccttaccgcCATTTGTCATTGTCTGTTGATTCTAACCATCCTAGCGGGTATGtagtagtatctcactgtggtttctaTTTGCATTCCTTGATGACCAATAAtgagtatcttttcatttgtttattgaccATTCATATAGCTTCTTTAcccaaatgtttattcaaatttttgcccattttaaaattgggtaatTCCCTTATTATTAAGTTGCAAGAGTTCCttctatattctagatacaaggcCTTAATCAGATATGATTTGCatgttttttctctgtctgttgtttttctcttcaCTATTATTAATGGTGTCTTCTGAGGCacagaagtttttagttttgacaaagtccaatttatcaattttttttagtgCTTGTGCTTTGTTGTATCTacaaaggtcacaaagatttatgcctatgttttcttttaagagttttacaattttagctcttacatttagatctatgattcATTTGGAGTTAAATTTTGAATATGATGTGGGAGGCAAAggtttaaatatatctttttgcatgtggctattgaattgtcctagcaccatttgttgaaaagactatcctttctctattgaattaccatggcacctttgttgaaaatcaattaagcATAAATTTAAGAGTCTTTAATATGTTAATGTATGTTGTGAGTCTCCAACAGGGAGGATATAAAATGTTTCCCAAAATGTTTTTAACAAGGAATTCTACTCCCTcccctaacctttttttttttttaaaaaacaacaacaacaacaacaacaaaaaaaaaacaccaacttTCATACAGGTTCTCATTGAGGTTCACAGAACAAGCTGTAGGGAAGCCAAATTGTTTCCATGCTTCTCTAAATTATTCAGGGCTCTAACTTTCACTGAAACTTTGTTTAGGCTCTAGGAGGCTACGTGTTGTATCTGAACTGCAAAACCAAAGACAATTTCTTTTAGTGCGTTTATTACAAAGACATCTCACTAGACAAAAATGATGCAACTTTGGAAAGTTTATGGATGCAAATTTGGAAGTATGAACAATTTTGCAACTGTGTCTTTTACGTTTTTAGAGCAATGCATCTTGCTTGATCATCATATATGACTGGAGAGAATATCAGTAATAAGGTGTTACAGTCAAATAAGACTTGTTTGCATAccctttctcacacacacactctatacacacacaattacatacatgtatacacacatattggagatatgatttttctttctaaatatacacacatactgaagatatagtttttccttttcctatttaaaacaagtagatctaggccgggcgcggtggctcacgcttgtaatcccagcactttgggaggccgaggcgggtggatcatgaggtcaggagatcgagatcacggtgaaaccccgtcactactaaaaatacaaaaaattagccgggcgtggtggggggcgcctgtagtcccagctactcgaagaggctaaggcaggagaatggcgtgaccccaggaggcagagcttacagtaagccgagattgcgccactgcactccagcctgggtgcctgggtgacagagcgagactccgtctcaaaaaaaaaaaaaaaaaaaaaaaaaaaaaaaaaaaacaaacaaaaaaaccaagtagatcttgtcttaattttttttagcttctgAATTTTAAAGTCAATCATGTTTTTCTTTAACCAAATATAATGCAAAATGTTGGATTAATTGCTTAAATTTGACTTTGTCAAAATGACAATACTATCACTTTTGCATTATATTACTACAACGAACAGAAGTtagtacaaaaattaaaagtgaaaaagtaaggtcaggcatggtggctcatgcctgtaattctagcactttgggagtctgaggcgggcgaatcacctgaggtcaagagttcaagaccagcctggccaatacagtgaaacccccatctccactaaaaatacaaaaatttgccgggcaaggtggcgtgtacctgtagtcccacctacttgggaggctcaggcagaagaatcacttgaactcgggaggtagaagttgcagtgagctgagatgtcaccactgcactccagccttagcgacagagcaagactccatcttcaaaaaaaaaaaaaaaaaaaatggaaaagtagaaTTAATGTCTCTTTATTAGTTTGTATTTATCtgtagaacaacaacaacaaaaaaacaggcaaaatccaataataaaagaaaaaaaatgtaccaTTACTTCGATGAGGAGATTGCAGCGTCATAAATCTAGAGAGGGAGATTGCAAGTGCCATCAGTCCTCTGCACTGGCCAACGCAGGCGGCCTACCCCAGTGAACCGCTAAGCTTCTACAAACCCACAGAAAATGACGGTGTAAGACAAGCATAGAAGTGTTCTACTGAGGCCCTCCAAAGTGCATTTATTTACCCTAACTGACACGCTGATTTTCTATGTCCCCACCTGCTAGTGAtttagtgttatttttaaaagcataatattggtttttcaaaaaatttcagaTGGCATTATCTCACCTTATATGTAAGAAATGATTACACACAGAagtttcctttttgaaaaaaaaaaaaaaaatag
The Symphalangus syndactylus isolate Jambi chromosome 7, NHGRI_mSymSyn1-v2.1_pri, whole genome shotgun sequence genome window above contains:
- the LOC129485825 gene encoding small ribosomal subunit protein uS2-like, with amino-acid sequence MSGALDVLQMKEEDVLKFLAAGTHLGGTNLDFQMEQYIYKRKSDGTYIINLKRTWEKLLLAARAIVAIENPADVSVISSRNTGQRAVLKFAAATGATPIAGRFTPGTFTNQIQAAFQEPWLPVVTDPRADHQPLTEASHFNLPTIGTYTIALCNTDSPLRYVDIAIPCNNKGAHSVGLMWWMLAWEVLCMRGTISREQPWEVMPDFCFYGDPEEIEKEEQAAAEKAVTKEEFQGEWTAPAPEFAATQLEVADQSKGVQVPSVPIQQFPTEDRSAQPATEDWSAAPTAQATEWVGATTKWS